The sequence CAATCGCTCGCATTGTCCCAAGCGTGAAAATACTTACAGCTGGTCCACGGCCAAATTGGCGAAGCTTTCCTTTAATTTTGTTTTGGGGACTCAGAGTCGGAGTCATTTTTGTCGAAGGGCTGCTCATTGATTTGGTCGCTTTTTTTTAGATGTCTAATGAGATCTGCAGGGCTGACATCGTCCAAGAAGCGTCTGAACTCATCTTGATCTTCTTCATCGGCTTCTTCATCAACTGGTATGGATGCTTCTGCAACAACTTTCTCCATCATCCAGATGCTGCATTTTGTGCGGACTGCTAGAGCAAGCGCATCACTGGAACGAGCTTCGATTTCAATTAGGTCACTGGACTTTTCTTTTGTCCCTTCATCAGAGTGGTTAAAACGTAATTTGAGAACTGCTTGGAAGCTATTGTCTTGTATTCCATGAATAATTATTCGTTCTAAGAGAAGGTTTCCTGCATTTAATAGTGAGATAATCAAATCATGTGTGAGGGGTTTGCTTGGATGTGGCTGTTTGAAACCAGCCATAATATTGTGCGCTTGCGCATGATCAATCCATATTGGGACTTGACGGTGCCCAGAAGGATCTCGAAGCAAAACTATCGGGGAGCGATTGGATGCGTCGAGGGCTAGACCCGCTACGGTCATTTCGACCACTTTTCCTCCAACACCCTTTGTCCGATTATGGCTTAATAAATTAGAGGCAGCCTAAATGTCATGTTTACAGGTTTGATTCAGTCTGTCGGTCAAGTTGAAAAACGAGGAGGGGGCTTAGTTGTTAAAGGGTGTAAGCCTTTTTCTCCCTTAATACTTGGTGCAAGTGTTGCCGTAGATGGAGTTTGTTTAACTGTTGCTGATATTTGTATGGATGGTTTTTTTGCTGATGTGAGCGAGGAAACACTAAGTCGTACAACTCTTGGGTTTAAAGCGAAACGAGGAAAATTCGTGAATCTTGAGCCTGCACTTCGGTTAAGTGATCGCTTAGGAGGACACTTGGTAAGTGGTCATGTGGATGGCTTAGGTGAAGTCCTTTCTTTAGAGGATCTAAGGAAGTCCTGGCGCTTGGAGGTGAGATGGCAAAACCCAAAATTTGGGAAATATATATGTGAGAAAGGAAGTATTTCTATAGATGGAATAAGTTTGACAGT comes from Prochlorococcus sp. MIT 1307 and encodes:
- a CDS encoding bifunctional nuclease family protein, with the translated sequence MVEMTVAGLALDASNRSPIVLLRDPSGHRQVPIWIDHAQAHNIMAGFKQPHPSKPLTHDLIISLLNAGNLLLERIIIHGIQDNSFQAVLKLRFNHSDEGTKEKSSDLIEIEARSSDALALAVRTKCSIWMMEKVVAEASIPVDEEADEEDQDEFRRFLDDVSPADLIRHLKKSDQINEQPFDKNDSDSESPKQN
- a CDS encoding riboflavin synthase, yielding MFTGLIQSVGQVEKRGGGLVVKGCKPFSPLILGASVAVDGVCLTVADICMDGFFADVSEETLSRTTLGFKAKRGKFVNLEPALRLSDRLGGHLVSGHVDGLGEVLSLEDLRKSWRLEVRWQNPKFGKYICEKGSISIDGISLTVGGCSENGSVFWIAVIPHTWEMTSLKYLTIGSLVNLEADLMAKYAESLLDHRDGLSCPSQLNSSDEISEDWLIRNGWN